The following are encoded together in the Panicum virgatum strain AP13 chromosome 6K, P.virgatum_v5, whole genome shotgun sequence genome:
- the LOC120711748 gene encoding histone-lysine N-methyltransferase ASHR2-like, whose translation MASAPQNPTAAAAAAALRVADLPGRGRGLVAARGVREGEVLLSEPALLLYPSALASLRAYCAACFRALPADSAAAPCASCRAAAFCSPACAAAAHPRLLCTALSHCASAGLAAAAPAEAVQEPLLFLLSAYSLPDPALRAVLSLASAPPPPPGAQDAADLHAAVAALAPPHLLPAGFSPDLTAALLDKDRGNSFAIMEPYRPWTPLELQKARAYAVYPRASLLNHDCLPNACHFDYPDRPGPGNTDIVVRALHDIPEGREVCISYFAANWRYADRQRRLLEDYGFRCECDRCQVESQWKDDDDDNNGDDAMEEEGEEDGADGGDDGMEEEGDADGDDDFPHAYFFVRYLCDSEGCWGMLAPLPPSPNGELSHVFECNVCGKLRKEEDVMPDEGTSGMVH comes from the coding sequence atggcgagTGCGCCGCAAAACCCCAccgcggcagccgccgccgccgccctccgcgtgGCCGACCTCCCCGGCCGCGGGCGCGGCCTCGTGGCCGCCCGCGGCGTCCGCGAGGGCGAGGTGCTCCTCTCCGAGCCGGCGCTCCTCCTCTACCCGTCCGCCCTCGCCTCCCTCCGCGCCTACTGCGCCGCCTGCTTCCGCGCCCTCCCCgccgactccgccgccgccccctgcgcCTCCTGCCGCGCCGCGGCCTTCTGCTCCccggcctgcgccgccgccgcgcacccgcGCCTCCTCTGCACCGCGCTCTCCCACTGCGCCAGCgccgggctcgccgccgccgcccccgccgaggcggtccaggagccgctcctcttcctcctctcggcCTACTCCCTCCCGGACCCCGCCCTCCGCGCCGTCCTCTCCCTCgcctcggcgccgcccccgcccccgggcGCGCAGGACGCCGCGGACCTCcacgccgcggtggcggcgctggcgccgccgcaccTGCTCCCCGCCGGCTTCTCGCCGGACCTCACGGCGGCGCTCCTGGACAAGGACCGGGGCAACAGCTTCGCCATCATGGAGCCGTACCGCCCCTGGACGCCGCTCGAGCTCCAGAAGGCGCGCGCCTACGCGGTGTACCCGCGGGCGTCGCTGCTCAACCACGACTGCCTGCCCAACGCGTGCCATTTCGATTACCCCGACAGGCCGGGGCCGGGGAACACCGACATTGTGGTGCGTGCGCTGCATGATATACCAGAGGGGAGGGAGGTCTGTATCAGTTATTTCGCCGCCAATTGGAGGTACGCAGACAGGCAGCGCAGGCTGCTGGAGGATTATGGGTTCCGGTGCGAGTGTGATCGGTGTCAGGTGGAGAGCCAGTggaaggatgatgatgatgataacaaTGGGGATgatgccatggaggaggagggtgaggaggatGGTGCAGATGGAGGTGATGATGGgatggaggaggaaggggatgctgatggcgatgatgatttCCCTCATGCCTACTTCTTTGTGAGGTACTTGTGTGACAGTGAGGGTTGCTGGGGAATGCTTGCTCCATTGCCACCCTCACCGAATGGTGAGCTGTCCCATGTGTTTGAATGCAATGTCTGTGGGAAGCTGAGGAAGGAAGAGGATGTCATGCCTGATGAGGGCACTTCTGGCATGGTCCATTAG